A region of the Chelmon rostratus isolate fCheRos1 chromosome 1, fCheRos1.pri, whole genome shotgun sequence genome:
GGGCCAGGAGGGACGCAGGGCAAACGACGAGACCAGTAAGACCCGCTTTTAGTGTGGAGGAGAATTCAGCAGGTGGGGGTGAGAGAGGCCAACGTGTCCCATAACCTAAagaagacttgggttaaggttagggcaGGAGATGAATGCAAGTCAATGTAATTACCAAaagtgatggtgtgtgtgtgtgtgtgtgtgtgtgtgtgtgcgcgtgcatgcgCACGCACAGAGGAGCTTCGTCAGCTGCTGACCCACAATGAGCTGCAGATCAGAGCCATTCAGACTCTGTGGGAACAACACCTGCAGGAGGCGTTGAAGGACTGGGAGCAACAGTATGCTAACatcacacaggtacacacacacacacacacacacacacaccatagtTTCAGCTTTGGAAAGCACATGAGCACAGAACATAAATGCAGTTAATGACGGTTTagtgtgtaaatgcatgtttgtaaCGCCCCTCTGTCCCACTCCCTCACtgtcaggagaggaggatgatgcaGATGCATCCCTACATCCTGAACATCAACGAGGACGCTCAGCTGTCCGGGGTGGTCAAGCTTTTCATCCAGGAGGGTAcgtgtgtctgcagctctgcctttgTATTAAGATGAATATCTCACGCTCCAGCTCAGTTCTCCCTATCCTAGTCTGATCTTCCTCTGACAGCCATCGCTGCAGTTTTCAGCGTGTTCGTCACCACTCActaacactgctgtgtgtttcaggtgaatGGGACATCGGCCTGTGCGACTCTTCCCCGAGATCCATCTCCATCAAGGGCTTAGGGTGAGTTTTCATCGCATCAAGACGACACCAGGGAACAACAGGACATCCCAAACCCAGTGCAAGTAAAGAGAGATTAGAGACGTCACACGGTCTACACATGATGTCTGAGTGTGGATGTGATGAAACTGATTGGCGATCCGTCCtagtgcatgctgggataggctgCAGGCGTTGTGACCCTTTTAAAAACTTAGCAGGTGGAGAAAACAATATGTGCGTGAGCTCAGTAATGCTGCATATCGCCTACTCAGATATTTTGACGTTTTCTGTGTCTttgggttcacacacacactcatttatgtgtttgcgTGTCAGCATCCAGGAGCGTCATGCTGTGTTCAGGAACGAACAGCGCCGGGTAACACTGACCCCGCTggcagggtcaaaggtcattgtCAATGGCAATGCTGTGTCCGAGACAACTGAGCTGCAGCACCTGGTGggtcccaacacacacacgaactGTGACCCTGTGACTTGTGTGTCACAGTaccaacacacagactgagctttttttctccctccaggACCGCCTCATCCTCGGGTCCAACTGTACCTATCTGTTCATTGGTTATCCCTCTGAGAGGGGCGGGGACGACTGGAGCCGCTACGACTACGACTATTTCCAGTCTGAACTGGCCGCCGCTGAGGGCATCCACCTGGGTGAGCGGAAGAGGGTCGATAGCTGGGTGtagaggagggaaggaaactTGTTAGAAATgatgtgcgtgtctgtgtttagGCGAGTCCAGTGCCGGGTCCAGTCAGACAGACCCCAGTCTGCTGGCCGTCTTCTACGACTACATCAAACTGATGCCCATGATGGCTGAGGCCAACCAGATGAGCCAGGAACTGAACAAGGTCACTTCCTGGTTAATGTGTTCTTACTGGAGGCCGATATTTTTAACAGCGAATACACACCTGTTCTTCACGGTCTGCCATGTTTGTAGGGGGTGGAGTTTAAACTGGAGATCAAGAATCTGGCGCTGTCAGATTCGAAAGGCCACGATCTGGAGAAGGAGATCGTTGTCCGAGTCACGGTGATGGGAGGAAAACAGGTTGgcctgggtctctctctctcatgtgcACTCGCTCGTTCAAATTTAAATGTAGGTTTGAATTTGGGTCTTGAATTTCTGTTTCTTCGTCTAAACTGCCTCCCCAGGTGTGGATGTGGTCCAAGGCCAAGTTTGTGAACCGCAAATTCCTGATGGAAGAAGTCTACCAGCAGCACCAGGCTGAGAAGAGCCGAGACAAAGTAattcaacagagacagacctgCTTCTTCAGAAATACGAATCAGCAGAAATGCatgcaaactgtttttattgtctttcttttATGAAACCTGTTCAGCACAGACTATTTCAGAAACTGTAAAGAAAACTAGTAGTAGCTGTATATGGGATTTGTAGACGtgtgtattattattagggttttttttttttactgtttttgcttgaaattcAGGGAGAGTGACTGGGCCCTTCATAATCATTAAGGGATACCTCCCAGTGATTTGATGTAGAACGGGGGGGACCGCAGCTTGATGGAATGGAAAATCATGCTATAATATTGTAGGGAGTCAGCCACTCAGCAAACTAGCTTCACCGCTGCTAAGTTTATATTTCAGAGCACTCAATGAGaactcttttttgtctttggttgTGGCTGTCAGAGAGTAGAGGGGATGTGTGTAGCTGCGTTACCCAGAGACAAAGACCCGTTCTGGGATCCTGTGGAGCCTCTGCTTCTGGGAACTGCTCACCTCTGGCTTCAGTCTTTGGCTTTCCGCATCCCTCTGGAAGAGCAGCTcgaggtgcacacacacacacacacacacagagacacacacacataccaccaGATGGTACTGTAAGTGAATACAGTGATATTCAGTTGATAATCTTGGTCGGCAGGTGCTGGGGTCAGAGGGCACAGAGGAGGCCGTTCTACAAGCACAGCTGATCCCCTGCACCTCCACAGGactgtatgacacacacacacacacacacacacactgaataatcctaacaaacacactgagatgCATTAGTAAATAATCTCTCCCACCTTCCAGCCCTCTGGGTGAGGATGACATTCTGATCGACCCGTCTGAGTTACTGGGTCGACGACTGGACTTCCAGCTGGTCCTGGAACAGTGCTGTGGCCTCCGCTGGATCCGAGAGGCCCGCAATAGAGGGGTCCAAATTGGGTGAGGCATATGGGGGTTACATGTAGAGGCGTGGTGTCTCTTCAGAGAGTTTGAAGTGCAGGGATAATACAGAGATGTATGTCCTGAAATACGTGTATGTGTTACTCATGACTTGGGTCTCTGTCAGTTTCAGGCTGTTTGACTGCAGCCAGCCTCTGTACACACCGGCCGTGTGGCACAACGTCAACCCTCTGTTGGACCATAGAGTTCACTTCGCGTCCCTCCACACCTCCCAACGTCTGCTCGACTACCTGCAGAGCAGCGCTGTAGTGCTGGAGCTCTGGGGCCTTCAAGGTGAggatgaagagatggagggatgatcGAGGAAGACTCGTaatttttactgtatgtgttgtctcaaagctaaaacaaaacaaatatactTTGGGTATGGGCTGTGGGTGTTAATGCGTCTCTCAGATTAGTTGCAACAAAACAGAAGCGTCATTAAAGCCGTTGATGGGTGCCGGCCTTCTGTTTCAGAGGGTTGTACTGAACTGATATCGTCTCTGGAGGGAGTGAGGATGACTTCAGAGGGCATCTTTATCATCGAGGAGGCCGGCCCAGCAGACGCTGCAGTGAGTATTTGTCGAAGGACTCAATGAGAAATTCTAAGCTACTCTCATGCACAGGCATGGTgtcatttctaattaaaaaaCAGCAAGGCAATaaaagtgtgcgtgtgtgtgtgttttagcctgcagactctgcagagctcagctgtTCAGTTAGAGCTCTTCAACAGGACTTGGATGAGCTGAAGAATGTCAATGCTTCactgagaaaagaaaatcacagtCTGAGAGAACAACTCAACACAGCTAGGAACGGTAACTAAATCATAcctagcacacacacacactcgtcacTGATAAATGtcttctttctcacacacacacttcccccCCTGTATGTTAGGTGGGGAGAGTGCGCGTGGTCGGTCGGTGCGTCCCAGCTGCGATGCAGACTTTGCTCGGTCTCTCAAGGTTTTCTACCACAGCATGACCTCAGTCAAGGGTCAGCTGCAGCGCCTGCGCAGACACAGACCCAGCGTACGTACCCTCGCCTGTctgcagcattagcattactGAGCACCACTAGAATGAGGCCTCGTGATCGTAGTTAATCAGCAGTGGATCTATAGAGAACAATACACAATCAGGCACACAAATGAACTGGCAGAAGAAAGGTTTTAGTGAGATTACAGTGAAGGCAGAGGATTTTAATAATTTACCTACTTTGGTTGCTTAAATGGAAGATTTTCATCAGGGCTTGGTATGTTTGGAATGTGACCAAACATTTCATTAATGTCTGGACATTTCAGGGGCGAAATTACAAACCTATTGTTCCAAAAGCTCATTAGAAGTTTTCTATTGTTTGATGTAATCATCATACTGTTAAGAATTATGAAAACAGCAGGACCAGCTTTAAAGTAACATCTGCAAACCAGGCATTAAATGCACGGTTAGGTCATGGAAATTACAATCAGGCCTCCACTGACACACCCGCGGGTCTTCTCATGATTTTTGTGGTTAACTATCTGGCAAAGCACCAGGTAGAATTAAGAGCCAGTTGCTAGTATTAAGCCCTAgagtatacagtacatgtgtttaACTGTTGAGGCTAGCTTTAAGGTTACGTGCTCCCGTTGTCTCCAGGAGGACTCTGACCTGCTGGGGCTCAGGCTGTTTGTGGATGAGCAGGGTCGTCTGCTCAGGGACTTCtcagagcagctggaaaagagCGTCTCCACGCTCAAACAAGACGTGGCTGCCATCGTCCGGAGGAAACGAGAACGATCGGGAGTCTGGTCTTGACTGTTCGCTGGTTTTCACAGAGTCTTTTGAATGCCGTTCTTTATTTTACAACACTGAGGATTTCCAATGTGAAGCTTGCGCAGGGCAAAGATACTCCATTGTGTTGATTCTGAAACTACAACTTTATGCCATTGGTGAAACCTGCTGAAGGATTATGGTCACTGAATTGAACTTTTACATGCTGTTGATTTTTGCAAGATCCACTAGAAGCAGAACCTTCAAACTTCTTTGCTTTAGTTTAAGGATTAAGATTAGTTCCAGGGAAAACTGCCTCACAGTGGATTACAGTTacaaataaatcatttactGAAGGAGCAGAAGTTACTTTGTTCTGTAAAAGTGTACTGAGATGTCTTTCCTACACCATCACTGGATATGGTAGTGTTAACAGAATAACAAAAGCACTGAAGTCTATAAAAAGTTTATTAGACTGCATGTAAAAGAAGTCATTACAGTCACAAActgcaaataaattaaaaggcaAATACAACTCAAGTTTCAGAATTCAcaatattattgtttttgaacCGTCATCGATAATGTGCCATAT
Encoded here:
- the kif28 gene encoding kinesin-like protein KIF28P; translated protein: MALFPQMPHSAAVWKRSLSLTVLIPACSTMRAKASDMHSKDCVKVAVRVRPFNKRERDAGSRCIVSMVSSSITIQDPRDSQNRRLFCFDYAYWSHSGFARDRSGLFVPEEPGGRYADQDSVFQDLGEGILENALQGYNATLLAYGQTGSGKSYSMVGYGPNKGLVPKLCERLFQAIRENQETRQCQVFFSMLEIYNEQVVDLLSRGSRTPGGLRVREEQQRGFYVEGLRTIPCESAPQVEQLMEQGTRTRTTAATHMNANSSRSHMLIILQLKQIFSKESITKQSNINLVDLAGSERQRSSGLEADRLKEGTAINLSLTTLGNVISSLADVAVGRKVVHIPYRDSVLTKLLQSALGGNSRTVMIATLSPADICYEESLSTLRYAERAKRIQNRAVVNESPTERLVKELKAENARLLQRLSRLGQEGRRANDETKELRQLLTHNELQIRAIQTLWEQHLQEALKDWEQQYANITQERRMMQMHPYILNINEDAQLSGVVKLFIQEGEWDIGLCDSSPRSISIKGLGIQERHAVFRNEQRRVTLTPLAGSKVIVNGNAVSETTELQHLDRLILGSNCTYLFIGYPSERGGDDWSRYDYDYFQSELAAAEGIHLGESSAGSSQTDPSLLAVFYDYIKLMPMMAEANQMSQELNKGVEFKLEIKNLALSDSKGHDLEKEIVVRVTVMGGKQVWMWSKAKFVNRKFLMEEVYQQHQAEKSRDKRVEGMCVAALPRDKDPFWDPVEPLLLGTAHLWLQSLAFRIPLEEQLEVLGSEGTEEAVLQAQLIPCTSTGLPLGEDDILIDPSELLGRRLDFQLVLEQCCGLRWIREARNRGVQIGFRLFDCSQPLYTPAVWHNVNPLLDHRVHFASLHTSQRLLDYLQSSAVVLELWGLQEGCTELISSLEGVRMTSEGIFIIEEAGPADAAPADSAELSCSVRALQQDLDELKNVNASLRKENHSLREQLNTARNGGESARGRSVRPSCDADFARSLKVFYHSMTSVKGQLQRLRRHRPSEDSDLLGLRLFVDEQGRLLRDFSEQLEKSVSTLKQDVAAIVRRKRERSGVWS